GTGTAGTATGAGTTTGTTCGTAGGCCTTCCTTTCGTTTCATGACGCTGATGCGCCACCCAAGAGCACGCAGCTCTCGAAGACGCCTTGTCGGATCCCCTCGGTTTTCTTCGCGCGCGATAAGCTGAATGAGAGATACGGGTACAGGCTTATCTTTTAACAACTTTAGCAGCTCTCCAATTCGAAGGTGGGGCTCAGTGAAATTGAGTACAGCTCGTATTACGTCCCCGAACTCGTCGAACGAGGCATAATGGGCCTGCTTCCCATGGTTGTGATCCTCACACAAAACCTGGAGATTCTCGATATCGTCTGTGCCGCCCCAAGCAACGGGTATTTTGTGATCAATAACCAACTTGATTCCGTCTTCTTTAGGATTCCGCCCACACATCGCGCAACGGTACCCGTAGGTTTCGAATACCTCAGCTTCAACTCGATGGCTTAGATTGCTCCGGTTGCCTCGCCGTTTGTCCGCCCATCCTACAAGCCGGTAGCGGTGCTCATGAGCGTGGCCTTTGACGCGCTCGGCGAGAACTGAAAAAGTCTTTCGTAAATCTCTGACTCGCCGGTCGGTCTGTTCGTGTGGTTTTCCTATGGTGGTTTCTACATGTCGCCTGATTTCCGCCATAGTCGGGGGATCGTCACGCCGAACGTAGAGAAAGGAGTAAATAACCTGAAGCTCCCTGCCTCGTAGTACCTCCTTCAGCTCGGGTCCGTTTGGATGTGGCAGAACGCGGTCAGTCATGGCTGACAAGGAAACTGTGTTCGAAGTTTCAGAAACGAGGAGTTAGCTGCTTAATGTGGTATTCGTTGATCACCCCCGCCAGATCAATCCACAGTCCAGCGTTCTAATGCTCTGTCCTCCCGCCCGGCGCGGTCTGCCAGCGCTCGCGCTCGCCTTGGCCGATGAGGGCGCCGGTGCCGGCTCCGGCGGCGCCCAGGAGCGGGGCCGTCCACAGCGCCGTCATCCACGGATTGCGCGCGGGGCGGTCGGCCGAGCTGCCGCTGCCGGCAATCAGGCCCACGATGGCGCCGGCCACCAGCCCCGCGATGGCGCCCGTGCGCGCCGCGGGCCCGCGCGAGCGCCCGCCCGGCCCCAGGCTCACCTCCACGCGGCGGATCAACTCGCGCGGGATGGAGATGGTGTCCAGCCGCGTGTCCTGCCGGACGCTGGGGTCCAGCCGCAGCAGCAGACGGCCGTTCTCCTCCCTGACCACGTTTCCCGTGAAGCGCGAGCTGGCGCGGATGATGGGCGCCGACACGCGCACACGGGTGCCGGGCTGAAGCTCCTGCCCCGCGGCCGGCGCCGAAAGCGCCAGCGCGGCGGCCGCGATCAGGAGGGGGGTGATGCGCATCGAGGCTCGTCTCCCGTGGTGGGTGTCACGCCCGGAGAATCGCGAACGCCATGCCCCGCCGTCAATCTCCATCTCCGCCGTCCTGAACGGCTGATCGCCCGCTCCGGACAAGGCTGCGCGGCCAACCGGCCATCTCTACGCCGCAGCGGCTCCATGGCGCGCCACGGGACACGCTGTCCAGCAGCAGAGCACGGGATGCGGGCGGCGGACCAAACGAAAGACCGGCTCCCCCTCGCGGAAAGCCGGTCTTCTCACGTCCGTCCCTAAGCGGCGGTCAGACCGCGCGCTCGTAGACGCGGTAGGTCTTGTAGACGTACGCGCCCACCTTCTCCAGCGCGTGGCGCATGGGGCCGTTGTCCTCCAGGATCCACGAGGCGTCGGCGTTGTCGTACCCGTGCCGCGCGCCCATCTGGAACACCTTCAGGTACAGCGCCGCGCCGATCCCCGAGCGCTGGTGGCCCGGCTTCATCCCCAGCGTCAGCACCCGCGCCGTGCGGATCTTCCGCTTGGCCCACAGGAACCTGAAGACGCCGAAGGGGAAGAGGCGGCCGTTGCGGAGCGGCTTGATCGCGCGGTTCAGGTCCGGCAGCGCCAGCAGGAACCCCAGCGGCTCGCCCTCGAGCGTCTCGGCGATCAGCACCAGGTGGGGGTCCACCACCGGGCGGAACTCCTTCGCCATGCTCTCGAACTCGGCGTCGGTCATGGGGATGAAGCCCCAGTTGCGCTCCCAGGCCGAGTTGTACACCTCCATCACCCGGGCCACCTCGGCCTTGAAGTCCTTCATGTTCACCGTGCGGATGCGCCATCCCTCGCGCCTCGCCACCCGGTCGATCCCGTCGATCAGCCGCTTCGGCGGGTCGTTGTGCGGGAGCCAGTAGGCCACCAGGTCCTTGGCCTTCTCCATCCCCGCGGCCTCCATCAGCCGACCGTAGTACCGCGGGTTGTGCCCCAGCATGAAGGCCGGCGGCGTGTCGAAGCCGTCGATCAGCACGCCCCCCGAGTACAGCTCGTCGTTGGTGGAGAGGTTGAACGGCCCCTGCATGGAGGTCAGCCCCTTCGCCTTCAGCCACTGGCCCGCGCGGTCCAGCAGCGCGCCGGACACCGCCGAGTCGTCGACCGATTCGAAGAGGCCGAAGTACCCGGTGGTATCGCCGTGGAACTCGTTGGCGCGGTGATTGGCGATGGCGGCGATGCGGCCCACCATCTTCCCGTCGCGCTCGGCCACGAAGAAGGCCACGTCGGCATGCTGGTAGAACGGGTGCTTGTCCCGGTC
The DNA window shown above is from Longimicrobium sp. and carries:
- a CDS encoding GNAT family N-acetyltransferase, which translates into the protein MPSPASAASSASASARTSAPAIREIGRGESLKPFIDLSWTLNAADPNWVPPLRMVFNALMDRDKHPFYQHADVAFFVAERDGKMVGRIAAIANHRANEFHGDTTGYFGLFESVDDSAVSGALLDRAGQWLKAKGLTSMQGPFNLSTNDELYSGGVLIDGFDTPPAFMLGHNPRYYGRLMEAAGMEKAKDLVAYWLPHNDPPKRLIDGIDRVARREGWRIRTVNMKDFKAEVARVMEVYNSAWERNWGFIPMTDAEFESMAKEFRPVVDPHLVLIAETLEGEPLGFLLALPDLNRAIKPLRNGRLFPFGVFRFLWAKRKIRTARVLTLGMKPGHQRSGIGAALYLKVFQMGARHGYDNADASWILEDNGPMRHALEKVGAYVYKTYRVYERAV
- a CDS encoding HNH endonuclease signature motif containing protein, encoding MTDRVLPHPNGPELKEVLRGRELQVIYSFLYVRRDDPPTMAEIRRHVETTIGKPHEQTDRRVRDLRKTFSVLAERVKGHAHEHRYRLVGWADKRRGNRSNLSHRVEAEVFETYGYRCAMCGRNPKEDGIKLVIDHKIPVAWGGTDDIENLQVLCEDHNHGKQAHYASFDEFGDVIRAVLNFTEPHLRIGELLKLLKDKPVPVSLIQLIAREENRGDPTRRLRELRALGWRISVMKRKEGLRTNSYYTLEHCEPWPEGGPRAAISRIENDRKRRKRSRLGPLELDL